The genomic region TACTACCGGAATTCGGTTGGTCAGTTCTGCCGCAAGAATCTGGCACATGACATGATCCACGTCAGCCCAGATGCTTTTACCCAGTGATTTTATCAGCAGATACCGGTTCGTCTGCATACGTATTCACACCTCCGTAAAACTCAGGATATTCCTTTCTGTGGCGGATTTCTTCCAGTTTTCTCCTTATTCTGTCTTCTTTGACCCGCTTTCTCGCCAGCTTCCGTTCATGTTTCAAATCCCTGTAAAAAAGTACAATATTCTCTTCAGGCCAGTCCCTCAACCGTTTTACCGTGTATGACACGTTGGAATACCCGTTACCTATGAAAAATTCACACATTGAAGCAAGATAGGTATCCTTGATTATTTCAATCCCCTTCCGCCTTTTCTCAGAATAACTTGTAAGGTGAGGCGCATTTTTCGTGTCGCTTAAATGTCCCCTTTTGGCATCTGTAAAAATAAGCATTTTGCCGTAACGCTTCTTGAATTCCTCAAGGATTTCCTCGCAGTCTGTCAGCAACAGTATTTTCCTTATATCATACCTTCTTACAAATTCGTCAATTGTCTTATAATATTTATTATTCAGATGAGACAAATTTTCCACTTCCTTAACCTTGTCACCGCCGCGCATGTGGACGCCGAGAAGAGGCTTTTCGTCTTTCATGAATTCATCGTAGAATTCCTGAATTTCCTGCTGTATATCGGGCTTTAGCCTGATATATTTGTCAAACAGGCAGCGGTATATCTGGTGGGCAGTCATCCCGTAAGCCCAGTGGGTTTTGGGAATAAAAGGTATCAGCGGCCTGACGAAATAATGGGTGTCACTTACCACCACATTGGCGTCACTCATCATCATGTCGCCGAGATTTCTGTATGCCCACGCCACTTTGTCCAAATCCTCCACTTTCAGATTTTTATCGTTCCATATCGGAGGATAATAGGTAAATCCCGGACGTGCCAAATCATCAAGTGTAAAATTTGATACCGGTTCAAAATACAATTCAAACGCATTTCCGGTAAAGGATTCAGAATACAGGCTGTTTGACCCCCAATAGACAACAGGTATCCGGTTTGTAAGTTCAGCCGCCAGAAGCTGTCCCATTACATGATCCACATCAGACCAGAAACCGCAGCCCCAGCTCTTTATAAGCAGGAATCTGTCACCTGTCACCTTCATCACCACCAAGATGCAGCTTTTTCAATATTCTGCGGTAAAGATTTTTTATATACTCCACAAAAGATTTGAATATTTTCTTTCTGTCAGACACAATCATTTTTACGTTTATGGGATACTTGCGTCTTTCCCTTCTGCGGAAAAGAAGTTTTATGTTTTCCTCGGGCCAGTCCTTTATCCGCGATATTGCCCGCGACAAGCTTGAAAAATCGTTACCGATGAAGAAATCGCATTTTGCTGCAAGGCAGGCATCCTTAATCACTTCTATGCCACGCCGTCTTTTCACTACGGGGTTTTCAATGAAATACGCCGGTTCGCTGGCCGACAGGCGCTTACAGTCGGTATAAACCACCATGTCACCGTATTTTTCGGTGTATTCCCTGATTACTTCCTCACTGTCGGTAAGCAGGAATATTTTCTTTATGGAATATCTGTTCATCAGCTTTTTTATTTCTGCATGATACTGGGAATTCGCGTTAAGAAGTTTTCCTCTTCCGAGAAAACGGTATTTTCTGTCCTTTTTTATCGGGAATTTCAGTCCGTATTTTCCGCTGTGTCTCTGCCAGTAATGCTCGTCGGCTATGTCCTTTCTGACGTCAATAATCATGTCATCCTCTTCCCTGCGTACATGAACGGCCAGAATGGGATGCCCGTCCTTCAGCCATGACTGGTAAAATCCCTGCACTTCCTGAAGGATGTCTTTCTTGATCCTTATATATTTCTTGAATAGATACCGGTATATTTCGGTGGCGGTCATTCCGTATGCTGCGTTTTCCTTTTTTATGAACGGAATTATTTCTGAAATCGAAAAATAAACGTCTCCGACAACCACATTGGCATCGCTGCTGATGAGATCTCCTATGCTTCTGTACATCCACGTTTCCTTCCCCGGGTCTTCTACAAGCAGATTGTCCGCATCCCAGATAGGAGGATAAAAGGTATATTCGTGTTTTGCCAGATCAAAAATACTGTAATCCGAAACGGGCTCAAAATACAGCTCAAATCCGTTTGTATGAATAAAACCGTTATGCAGGCAATGGGTTGGCCAGAAAACAACGGGGACACGATTTGTGATTTCGGCAATCAGAAGCTGGGCTAAAACATGCTCCACATCGGACCATAATCTGTAACTCCACGGTTTAATGAGAAGAAATCTGTCCCC from Thermoclostridium stercorarium subsp. stercorarium DSM 8532 harbors:
- a CDS encoding O-fucosyltransferase family protein; translation: MKVTGDRFLLIKSWGCGFWSDVDHVMGQLLAAELTNRIPVVYWGSNSLYSESFTGNAFELYFEPVSNFTLDDLARPGFTYYPPIWNDKNLKVEDLDKVAWAYRNLGDMMMSDANVVVSDTHYFVRPLIPFIPKTHWAYGMTAHQIYRCLFDKYIRLKPDIQQEIQEFYDEFMKDEKPLLGVHMRGGDKVKEVENLSHLNNKYYKTIDEFVRRYDIRKILLLTDCEEILEEFKKRYGKMLIFTDAKRGHLSDTKNAPHLTSYSEKRRKGIEIIKDTYLASMCEFFIGNGYSNVSYTVKRLRDWPEENIVLFYRDLKHERKLARKRVKEDRIRRKLEEIRHRKEYPEFYGGVNTYADEPVSADKITG
- a CDS encoding O-fucosyltransferase family protein; translated protein: MAGDRFLLIKPWSYRLWSDVEHVLAQLLIAEITNRVPVVFWPTHCLHNGFIHTNGFELYFEPVSDYSIFDLAKHEYTFYPPIWDADNLLVEDPGKETWMYRSIGDLISSDANVVVGDVYFSISEIIPFIKKENAAYGMTATEIYRYLFKKYIRIKKDILQEVQGFYQSWLKDGHPILAVHVRREEDDMIIDVRKDIADEHYWQRHSGKYGLKFPIKKDRKYRFLGRGKLLNANSQYHAEIKKLMNRYSIKKIFLLTDSEEVIREYTEKYGDMVVYTDCKRLSASEPAYFIENPVVKRRRGIEVIKDACLAAKCDFFIGNDFSSLSRAISRIKDWPEENIKLLFRRRERRKYPINVKMIVSDRKKIFKSFVEYIKNLYRRILKKLHLGGDEGDR